One stretch of Nitrospirota bacterium DNA includes these proteins:
- a CDS encoding protein-glutamate O-methyltransferase CheR, translating into MFEEQTIPLPDDVFRLLRDFIHAYCGIFFDDASKYLLERRLSRRLEQHRLKSFEEYYHFLRYDRKREEELTILIDNLTTNETYFFRESPQLRAFSEEILPELRERLADRKALRIWSAGCSTGEEPYTIAMLLFESGDWWRTWQVEILGSDINQRVLHTARKGVYKKGAHRVTSPEMLAKYFIEEEKGDYRIVDKVKELVSFSSVNLLDPLKSTLINNMDIIFCRNVIIYFDKEAKKKVIESFASKLREGGYLLLGHSESLINISNAFVLRTLKNDMVYQKPLRTRAES; encoded by the coding sequence ATGTTTGAAGAGCAGACCATTCCGCTGCCGGACGATGTGTTCAGGCTCCTGCGTGATTTTATCCACGCCTACTGCGGGATATTTTTTGACGATGCGTCCAAGTACCTTCTTGAACGCCGGCTTTCTCGCAGGCTTGAGCAGCATCGGCTCAAGAGCTTCGAGGAGTACTACCACTTTCTCCGCTATGACCGGAAGCGGGAGGAAGAGCTCACCATTCTCATCGACAACCTGACCACGAACGAGACCTATTTCTTCAGGGAAAGTCCGCAACTGCGCGCTTTTTCCGAGGAGATCCTCCCCGAACTGCGTGAACGTCTTGCCGACCGGAAGGCCCTGCGGATCTGGAGCGCCGGCTGTTCCACGGGAGAGGAACCCTATACCATTGCCATGCTGCTGTTCGAATCCGGTGACTGGTGGCGCACCTGGCAGGTGGAGATCCTCGGCAGCGACATCAACCAGCGGGTCCTGCACACGGCGCGCAAGGGAGTGTACAAGAAGGGCGCCCACCGCGTGACGAGCCCCGAAATGCTGGCGAAGTATTTCATCGAAGAGGAAAAGGGCGATTACCGGATCGTCGACAAGGTCAAAGAGCTTGTTTCGTTCAGCTCCGTGAACCTGCTCGATCCGCTCAAGAGTACCCTGATCAACAACATGGACATCATCTTTTGCCGGAACGTCATCATTTATTTTGACAAAGAAGCCAAGAAAAAGGTGATCGAGAGCTTCGCGAGCAAGCTCCGCGAAGGCGGCTACCTGCTCCTCGGGCACTCTGAATCGTTGATAAACATCTCGAACGCGTTCGTGCTTCGCACACTGAAAAACGACATGGTTTACCAGAAGCCTCTCCGCACCAGGGCGGAGTCGTGA
- a CDS encoding HEAT repeat domain-containing protein: MQDIEALGKKLQSIDAEERREAAVDLGRAGKQAVPLLLRAMADKDWRVRKTAVEALVAIEGESVIIGLIEALKAEDNAGARNSAIEALAQIGGPALEALLPALATPDPDVRKFIVDILGDTRDPRAVPALIDRLVEDVDENIRVAAAEALGKIRDPRAVDALLACLNRHNQGWLDYAAAEALGEIGEQRALGTLLAALDRSNLREPILEALGKIGNVNTIDPLVASLADALRIVREVSIVAIDAVYRKSSATDRHMIIESVRAGTIKRAVDLLEETLVSSTGDLQKAAIALLGWIGRESSIRKLLSLLNEEELRDSVADSLAHIDKDKAGFLFPYLTSDNALVRRTIAEVLGEVDRAEVEERLIPLLRDENGHVRSAAANALGRLRSRIAVTPLLDLLGDEYENVQEAAIHALASIGDESVLDGLTKDFSSRDAIMRRNIVLLLGKFSTEKAVDALAFALKDEEPDVRKAVVSALANASGTKALRPLLLAVTDDDPEVRMPAAEALGAMDVPEAREALITLLADTDLWVQATAARGLGRIGGAKAGEVLMSYLGSASDIFLLALVEVLGILRYAPACDPLLKLADHQDPEVRKTVLAALAGYEGDEVLWAVLARLSDPHWSVRKGAVEALKHRCDASVEALLAKIAEGDPDPAVRQAANEALGR, translated from the coding sequence ATGCAGGATATTGAGGCCTTAGGCAAAAAGCTCCAGAGCATTGACGCGGAAGAACGGCGGGAGGCCGCGGTTGATCTCGGCCGTGCGGGCAAGCAGGCAGTTCCCCTGCTCTTGCGCGCCATGGCGGACAAGGACTGGCGGGTGCGGAAGACAGCGGTCGAGGCGCTGGTGGCAATCGAAGGGGAGAGCGTTATCATTGGTCTGATCGAGGCGCTGAAAGCTGAGGATAACGCCGGAGCCAGGAACTCGGCCATTGAGGCCCTTGCTCAGATCGGAGGGCCCGCGCTGGAAGCCCTGCTTCCCGCTCTCGCGACGCCGGATCCGGATGTACGGAAGTTCATCGTCGATATTCTCGGAGACACCAGGGATCCCCGCGCCGTGCCCGCGCTGATCGACAGGCTCGTCGAGGACGTTGACGAGAATATCCGCGTGGCTGCCGCCGAGGCGCTGGGAAAGATCCGTGATCCCCGGGCAGTGGATGCCCTGCTGGCCTGCCTGAACCGACACAATCAGGGCTGGCTTGACTACGCCGCGGCCGAAGCGCTCGGCGAGATCGGCGAACAGCGGGCGCTCGGAACGCTTCTTGCCGCGCTCGACCGGAGCAATCTCCGTGAACCGATCCTCGAGGCGCTCGGCAAGATCGGCAATGTGAACACCATCGATCCGCTCGTCGCAAGCCTTGCTGACGCGCTCAGGATCGTTCGCGAAGTTTCGATTGTCGCCATAGACGCGGTCTACCGCAAGAGCAGTGCGACGGACCGGCACATGATCATCGAGTCGGTGCGCGCAGGGACGATCAAGCGGGCAGTAGATCTTTTGGAAGAGACCCTTGTCTCGAGCACCGGCGATCTTCAAAAAGCAGCCATCGCCCTGCTCGGCTGGATCGGCCGGGAAAGCTCCATCCGCAAGCTGCTCTCCCTTTTGAACGAGGAAGAACTCCGGGATTCCGTTGCGGATTCACTCGCGCACATTGACAAGGACAAGGCAGGTTTTCTTTTCCCTTACCTCACGAGCGACAATGCGCTGGTCCGGCGGACCATAGCAGAGGTGCTGGGGGAAGTCGACCGTGCGGAGGTCGAGGAACGCCTGATCCCGCTCCTGCGGGATGAAAACGGCCACGTGCGGAGCGCTGCCGCGAACGCGCTCGGCCGCCTGCGGAGCCGGATCGCGGTCACACCGCTCCTGGACCTGCTGGGCGACGAATACGAGAACGTGCAGGAAGCGGCTATCCATGCCCTGGCCTCGATCGGCGATGAGTCCGTGCTCGACGGGCTCACGAAGGACTTCTCTTCCCGCGACGCTATTATGCGCAGGAACATCGTGCTGCTGCTCGGAAAATTTTCCACGGAAAAGGCCGTGGACGCCCTTGCCTTCGCCCTGAAGGACGAGGAACCGGACGTGCGGAAGGCCGTGGTCAGCGCGCTCGCCAACGCGTCCGGCACGAAGGCGCTCCGGCCTCTTCTGCTGGCGGTCACCGATGATGACCCCGAGGTCAGAATGCCAGCCGCGGAGGCGCTCGGCGCCATGGACGTGCCCGAGGCGCGAGAGGCCCTCATAACCCTGCTTGCGGACACCGACCTCTGGGTCCAGGCAACCGCCGCGCGGGGGCTGGGCAGGATCGGCGGCGCAAAGGCCGGCGAGGTACTTATGTCGTATCTTGGTTCAGCGTCCGATATTTTTCTTCTTGCTCTTGTGGAGGTGCTGGGCATCCTTCGCTACGCGCCGGCATGCGATCCGCTCCTGAAACTGGCGGATCACCAGGACCCGGAGGTGCGTAAAACAGTGCTCGCCGCACTTGCCGGTTACGAAGGGGACGAGGTGCTGTGGGCCGTGCTTGCACGATTGTCGGACCCGCACTGGAGCGTGCGGAAGGGCGCGGTTGAGGCGCTTAAACACAGGTGCGACGCGTCGGTCGAGGCGCTTCTCGCGAAGATCGCCGAAGGAGATCCGGATCCGGCGGTACGCCAGGCGGCGAACGAGGCGTTGGGGAGATAA
- a CDS encoding chemotaxis protein CheW gives MLSKEKKDAVVDDVVQLVTFKVGGEEYGVDIRLITEAVRPLKITPLPRMPEFIEGVVNLRGVIIPIVDLRKRFALSQIVDNPRKMRMLITKGAIPGASGATPEALLGLVVDGVQEVIHVPGNDIEPAPEVAKGQYAGFITGMGKVGDRLIILIDITKILNQQERSALAEAGHAGY, from the coding sequence ATGCTATCAAAAGAGAAAAAGGATGCCGTGGTCGATGACGTGGTCCAACTCGTGACGTTCAAGGTCGGCGGCGAGGAGTACGGAGTGGACATCCGTCTGATAACCGAGGCGGTCCGTCCGCTCAAGATCACTCCGCTTCCGCGAATGCCGGAGTTCATAGAGGGCGTGGTCAATCTGCGCGGCGTTATCATCCCGATCGTGGACCTGCGCAAGCGCTTTGCCCTTTCTCAGATCGTCGATAATCCAAGGAAGATGCGCATGCTGATCACCAAGGGCGCCATTCCCGGGGCATCGGGAGCAACGCCGGAGGCATTGCTCGGGCTGGTGGTGGATGGCGTGCAGGAAGTGATCCATGTTCCCGGGAATGACATTGAACCGGCGCCGGAGGTCGCGAAGGGTCAGTATGCCGGGTTTATCACCGGTATGGGCAAGGTGGGCGACCGGCTCATCATCCTCATCGACATCACGAAGATACTGAACCAGCAGGAGCGCTCAGCGTTGGCGGAGGCGGGTCATGCAGGATATTGA